One segment of Methanolinea mesophila DNA contains the following:
- a CDS encoding CBS domain-containing protein produces MTILECCRAAVITASPDATAHEVARLMSEAGVGSVVITGPDDCPLGIVTDRDLVLRVLAEDLDGKKVKAKDIMTGDLLVVEDGTGIYEAVRCARAEGVRRLPIVDTGGRLVGIITADDIVRLLAEELRCVTDIIQEESP; encoded by the coding sequence ATGACTATTCTTGAATGCTGCAGGGCGGCGGTCATTACCGCTTCCCCGGACGCCACTGCCCACGAAGTGGCCAGGCTGATGAGCGAGGCGGGGGTCGGATCGGTGGTGATCACCGGTCCGGACGACTGCCCGCTGGGGATTGTCACCGACCGGGACCTGGTGCTCCGGGTGCTCGCCGAAGACCTGGACGGGAAGAAGGTAAAGGCGAAGGATATCATGACCGGCGACCTGCTGGTAGTCGAGGACGGGACCGGCATCTATGAGGCCGTCCGCTGTGCGAGGGCTGAAGGCGTCCGTCGGCTCCCCATCGTGGACACCGGCGGGAGGCTGGTGGGGATCATCACTGCCGACGACATCGTTCGCCTCCTCGCCGAAGAGCTCCGGTGCGTGACCGACATCATACAGGAAGAATCTCCCTGA
- the ilvA gene encoding threonine ammonia-lyase, whose translation MVTLVDIREAESRIRGKIIRTPLVYSPTFSSMSGAEVYLKLESMQKAGSFKVRGATNRILSSRDAIGPAGVIAASAGNHAQGVAVAAGLAGVPAAIVMPEWTSLSKQEASRGYGARVILAGTSLEESIVRAKELAGTEGMMFIHPYDDPAVVAGQGTIGLEILADLPDVDRVLVPVGGGGLIAGIALAVRGLRRSARVTGVQASACPSAIASRERGGPVAVDAESTIADGIRVKRTGDLTFPLIRDLVDQVVAVEEQAILDAVLLLLERKKVLAEGAGAVPLAALLSGAVAVTPGEKVVLVISGGNVDTFLLERILKRGLFDSGRIARIAVLIKEDSRSLPALLEVVSREGGVIGAVDQDRDDPGVPLDRMRVRIEVETRGPDHRDRILSALQRAGYRPL comes from the coding sequence TTGGTCACCCTTGTCGATATCAGGGAAGCCGAATCGAGGATACGGGGAAAGATCATCCGCACCCCGCTGGTGTACTCCCCCACCTTCTCGTCCATGAGCGGGGCGGAGGTCTATCTCAAACTCGAATCCATGCAAAAGGCGGGGTCGTTCAAAGTCCGGGGCGCCACCAATCGTATCCTCTCATCGCGCGATGCCATCGGGCCCGCCGGAGTTATTGCCGCCTCGGCAGGAAACCATGCACAGGGGGTAGCGGTGGCCGCCGGCCTCGCCGGTGTTCCCGCTGCCATCGTGATGCCCGAGTGGACCTCGCTCTCCAAGCAGGAGGCCTCCCGGGGCTACGGGGCCCGGGTTATTCTCGCAGGTACCAGCCTCGAGGAGAGCATCGTCCGGGCGAAGGAACTGGCCGGAACCGAAGGGATGATGTTCATCCATCCGTACGACGACCCCGCGGTCGTCGCCGGGCAGGGTACGATCGGGCTCGAGATCCTCGCCGACCTCCCGGACGTCGACCGGGTGCTGGTCCCGGTAGGAGGAGGGGGGTTGATCGCGGGGATCGCCCTGGCAGTCAGGGGGCTCCGGAGAAGCGCCCGGGTCACCGGGGTGCAGGCCTCGGCGTGCCCCTCCGCCATCGCCTCGCGGGAGCGCGGAGGCCCGGTCGCCGTTGACGCCGAGTCCACCATCGCCGACGGTATCAGGGTGAAACGGACGGGCGACCTGACCTTTCCCCTCATCCGGGACCTCGTGGACCAGGTGGTGGCGGTTGAGGAGCAGGCGATCCTCGACGCGGTCCTCCTCCTCCTGGAGCGGAAAAAAGTGCTCGCGGAGGGAGCCGGCGCCGTCCCCCTCGCGGCGCTTCTTTCCGGAGCGGTTGCAGTAACCCCCGGGGAGAAGGTGGTGCTGGTGATCTCCGGCGGCAACGTCGATACCTTCCTGCTGGAACGAATCCTCAAGCGGGGCCTTTTTGATTCCGGCCGGATAGCCCGTATCGCGGTTCTTATTAAGGAAGACTCCCGGTCGCTTCCCGCACTTCTCGAAGTAGTCTCCCGGGAAGGAGGAGTGATCGGCGCGGTAGACCAGGACCGCGACGACCCCGGCGTACCTCTCGACCGGATGCGGGTCAGGATTGAGGTTGAGACCCGGGGTCCTGATCACCGGGACCGGATTCTGTCGGCACTTCAGCGGGCGGGGTATCGGCCCCTTTAA
- a CDS encoding Clp1/GlmU family protein, which produces MPIDIPPGWTPLLEELGKDPRGTVYILGGTDRGKTTLCTVLQELSPGTGSVAVLDCDPGQSTVGPPATVGLRLVNLHRPLLKFVGSTSPSGHFLPLMTGAARLHDIALQKRAGLILVDSPGYVQDEAAQEFHIRMIDLLAPQYLVGIEQERELEPILAPFARSGAVVHRIRPSPSVIPRNTAWRKRYREERFAEYFRGATLHRLPLAGLAIHGNIPRSFRQQDWIFRVVALCDPALMVIRLAIVVSLDLRGDTLELFAPPFAPEEVSSVQVGTLRLTFSGGELKGADTPPAEVPTESGPGDQDPGSQPQS; this is translated from the coding sequence GTGCCGATCGACATCCCTCCCGGCTGGACGCCTCTTCTGGAAGAGCTTGGAAAAGACCCCCGGGGGACCGTGTACATCCTCGGGGGCACCGACCGGGGGAAGACCACCCTCTGCACGGTGCTCCAGGAACTCTCCCCCGGCACCGGGTCCGTGGCGGTCCTCGACTGCGACCCGGGCCAGTCGACCGTCGGTCCGCCTGCCACGGTCGGCCTCCGCCTCGTGAACCTTCACCGTCCGCTGCTGAAATTCGTGGGCTCCACCAGCCCTTCGGGGCATTTTCTCCCCCTGATGACCGGTGCGGCCCGGCTGCACGACATCGCGCTCCAGAAACGGGCCGGCCTGATCCTGGTGGACTCCCCCGGGTACGTGCAGGACGAGGCCGCACAGGAGTTCCATATCAGGATGATCGACCTGCTCGCCCCGCAGTACCTCGTGGGCATCGAACAGGAACGCGAGCTCGAACCCATTCTCGCACCCTTTGCCCGGTCCGGGGCGGTGGTGCACCGCATCCGTCCTTCTCCTTCCGTGATCCCCCGGAACACCGCCTGGAGGAAGAGGTACAGGGAAGAACGGTTCGCGGAGTACTTCCGGGGGGCAACCCTTCACCGCCTTCCCCTGGCGGGCCTCGCAATTCACGGCAATATCCCCCGGAGCTTCCGCCAGCAGGACTGGATCTTCCGGGTGGTTGCCCTCTGCGACCCGGCCCTTATGGTGATCAGGCTCGCAATCGTGGTCAGCCTCGACCTCCGGGGGGACACCCTCGAACTCTTCGCCCCGCCGTTCGCTCCGGAAGAGGTGAGCTCGGTGCAGGTGGGGACGCTGCGGCTCACCTTCTCGGGCGGGGAACTTAAAGGGGCCGATACCCCGCCCGCTGAAGTGCCGACAGAATCCGGTCCCGGTGATCAGGACCCCGGGTCTCAACCTCAATCCTGA